A window of Desulfovibrio desulfuricans DSM 642 contains these coding sequences:
- the hpsG gene encoding (2S)-3-sulfopropanediol dehydratase — MSQCGCCMSPQEERVVNKSVDRKGRERVYGILEQNQFSLPHVDVERAKYFTESMRETEGELLTLRWAKALKNVAEKITVYITPNQLIAGRVGKFGRYGILYPEIDGDFYREVLADLEHRDKSPFQISQEDIKVVMEEIAPYWEGKTYHEHLNKTLPAEIRNVTYVDERGLKSKFVVSETSSYRSALQWVPDYEKVIKRGFLDIQKEAREKLATLDLTNSVDLWDKKPFLEAMIIVCDSIMIWAKRHADLARELAAKEGDPKRKAELLQIAETCDHVPAHPARSFREAMQCQWFVQMFSRIEQKASAIISNGRMDQYLYPLYKKDIEEGIISREEAKELLECMWVDMAQFIDLYINPTGVEFQEGYAHWEAVTIGGQTPDGEDATNDLTYLFLESKREFPLNYPDLAARIHSRSPERFLREVALTIKDGSGFPKLINDEEVVFLNTIKGCPVNEALDYAVSGCTETRMPNRDTYTSGCVYVNFATALEMTMYNGRMQHYGDEVVGLETGEATSFKCWEDFYEAYKAQHLNLLRKAFQQQHVVDKLRPQHFAAPLSSVLHNLCMENLMDLHCEKIPGGVDYSYFEFLGYGTVVDSLAAIKKLVFEEKRLSMKEVVEACKADFKGAEPVREMLRNAPCYGNNDPYVDSIAKDVDRVTQVEAEKSSRDRGVHVDVRYVPITSHVPFGKVVSATPNGRHAWTALSDGSSASHGADKNGPTAVLLSNYHSKNYGMTNRASRLLNIKLSPKCVSGDEGTEKIVNLIRTWCDLKLWHLQFNIVNRQTLLNAQKEPDNYRSLLVRIAGYSAYFCDLSRDLQNDIIDRTEHAQF, encoded by the coding sequence ATGAGTCAGTGCGGTTGCTGCATGTCCCCCCAGGAAGAACGCGTTGTCAATAAGAGCGTTGACCGTAAAGGGCGCGAGCGCGTTTACGGCATTCTGGAACAGAACCAGTTCAGCCTTCCCCACGTGGACGTTGAGCGCGCCAAGTATTTCACCGAATCCATGCGCGAAACCGAAGGTGAACTGCTGACCCTGCGCTGGGCCAAGGCCCTGAAAAACGTGGCCGAAAAAATCACCGTATACATTACCCCCAACCAGCTTATTGCTGGCCGCGTGGGCAAGTTTGGCCGTTACGGCATTCTGTACCCTGAAATCGACGGCGACTTTTACCGCGAAGTACTGGCCGACCTGGAGCACCGCGACAAGAGCCCCTTCCAGATTTCGCAGGAAGACATCAAGGTTGTTATGGAAGAGATTGCCCCCTACTGGGAAGGCAAGACCTACCATGAACACCTCAACAAGACCCTGCCTGCCGAAATCCGCAACGTCACCTATGTGGACGAACGCGGCCTCAAGTCCAAGTTCGTGGTGAGCGAAACCTCGTCCTACCGCTCGGCCCTTCAGTGGGTGCCGGACTACGAAAAGGTCATCAAGCGCGGCTTCCTCGACATCCAGAAAGAAGCCCGCGAAAAGCTTGCCACCCTTGATCTGACCAACTCCGTTGATCTGTGGGACAAGAAGCCCTTCCTCGAAGCCATGATCATCGTGTGCGACTCCATCATGATCTGGGCCAAGCGCCACGCCGATCTGGCCCGTGAACTTGCCGCCAAGGAAGGCGACCCCAAGCGCAAGGCCGAGCTGCTCCAGATCGCCGAAACCTGCGATCACGTGCCCGCTCACCCTGCCCGCAGCTTCCGCGAAGCCATGCAGTGCCAGTGGTTTGTGCAGATGTTCTCGCGCATCGAGCAGAAGGCCAGCGCCATCATCTCCAATGGCCGTATGGACCAGTACCTGTACCCCCTGTACAAAAAGGACATTGAAGAAGGCATCATCAGCCGCGAAGAAGCCAAGGAACTGCTTGAATGCATGTGGGTGGATATGGCCCAGTTCATCGACCTGTACATCAACCCCACGGGCGTTGAATTTCAGGAAGGCTATGCTCACTGGGAAGCCGTGACCATCGGCGGCCAGACCCCCGATGGCGAAGACGCCACCAACGATCTGACCTACCTGTTCCTTGAATCCAAGCGCGAATTCCCGCTCAACTACCCCGACCTTGCCGCGCGCATCCACTCCCGTTCGCCCGAACGCTTCCTGCGCGAAGTGGCCCTGACCATCAAGGACGGCTCCGGCTTCCCCAAGCTCATTAACGATGAAGAAGTGGTGTTCCTCAACACCATCAAGGGCTGCCCGGTCAACGAAGCTCTGGACTACGCCGTTTCCGGCTGCACAGAAACGCGCATGCCCAACCGCGATACCTACACCTCCGGTTGCGTGTACGTGAACTTTGCCACCGCCCTTGAAATGACCATGTACAATGGCCGCATGCAGCACTACGGCGATGAGGTTGTGGGCCTTGAAACGGGCGAAGCGACCTCCTTCAAGTGCTGGGAAGACTTTTACGAAGCTTACAAGGCCCAGCACCTCAACCTGCTGCGCAAGGCCTTCCAGCAGCAGCATGTGGTGGACAAGCTGCGCCCGCAGCACTTTGCCGCGCCGCTTTCTTCCGTGCTGCACAACCTGTGCATGGAAAACCTCATGGATCTGCACTGCGAAAAGATCCCCGGCGGCGTGGATTACTCCTACTTTGAATTCCTGGGCTACGGCACTGTTGTGGACTCCCTTGCCGCCATCAAAAAGCTGGTGTTTGAAGAAAAACGCCTGAGCATGAAAGAAGTGGTGGAAGCCTGCAAGGCCGACTTCAAGGGCGCCGAACCCGTGCGCGAAATGCTGCGCAACGCCCCCTGCTACGGCAACAATGATCCCTACGTGGACAGCATTGCCAAGGACGTTGACCGCGTGACCCAGGTGGAAGCCGAAAAGAGCTCCCGCGATCGCGGCGTGCATGTGGACGTGCGCTACGTGCCCATCACCTCGCATGTACCCTTTGGCAAGGTGGTTTCCGCCACGCCCAATGGCCGTCATGCCTGGACTGCGCTTTCCGACGGTTCTTCCGCTTCGCACGGCGCGGACAAGAACGGCCCCACTGCGGTTCTGCTTTCCAACTACCATTCCAAGAACTACGGCATGACCAACCGCGCTTCCCGCCTGCTGAACATCAAGCTGTCGCCCAAGTGCGTTTCCGGCGATGAAGGCACGGAGAAGATCGTGAACCTTATCCGCACCTGGTGCGACCTCAAGCTGTGGCACCTGCAGTTCAACATCGTGAACAGGCAGACCCTGCTCAACGCCCAGAAAGAACCCGACAACTACCGCAGCCTGCTGGTGCGTATCGCAGGGTACAGTGCATACTTCTGCGATCTTTCCCGCGACTTGCAGAACGACATCATCGACCGTACCGAACACGCCCAGTTCTAA
- a CDS encoding amidohydrolase family protein has product MNIIDFRFRPSTPDAVKGMLSNKVFGGMFELFKYADRAKPEPIEKIVADMEKQGVVKGVVTGRDAETTYGLGSANPGILELMRQYPDKFIGFAGLDPHKGMDATAELTNMVNKGMRGAAIDPYLARIPASHARYYPIYAKCCELDVPIVITTGPATLVDGAVMDDAHPRHIDRIAADFPKLKIVISHGCYPWVSEVIMTVHRNRNVYIDLAEYEEQPFSEGYIKAANTLIGDKVLFASAAPFMDFQEQIELYKRLPFTPETLENVMYNNAARLLNL; this is encoded by the coding sequence ATGAACATCATTGATTTCCGTTTTCGCCCCAGCACCCCTGACGCCGTTAAGGGAATGCTTTCCAACAAAGTGTTCGGCGGCATGTTTGAACTTTTCAAATACGCTGACCGGGCCAAGCCAGAGCCTATTGAAAAGATCGTTGCCGACATGGAAAAGCAGGGCGTGGTCAAAGGGGTTGTGACAGGGCGTGACGCTGAAACCACCTATGGTCTTGGATCCGCCAATCCCGGCATTCTTGAGCTCATGCGACAGTACCCGGACAAGTTCATCGGCTTTGCCGGTCTTGATCCCCACAAGGGCATGGATGCCACAGCAGAGCTTACAAACATGGTGAACAAGGGCATGCGCGGCGCGGCCATTGACCCGTATCTTGCGCGCATTCCTGCCAGCCATGCCAGGTATTATCCCATCTACGCCAAATGCTGCGAACTTGACGTGCCCATCGTCATCACAACCGGCCCAGCCACTCTGGTGGATGGCGCGGTGATGGACGATGCCCACCCCCGGCACATCGACCGCATCGCCGCCGACTTTCCCAAGCTCAAGATTGTTATCAGCCACGGCTGCTACCCCTGGGTGAGCGAGGTCATCATGACCGTGCACCGTAACCGCAACGTGTACATCGACCTTGCGGAATACGAGGAACAGCCTTTCTCCGAGGGCTACATCAAGGCCGCCAATACCCTCATCGGCGACAAGGTGCTCTTTGCCAGCGCCGCGCCCTTTATGGATTTTCAGGAGCAGATCGAGCTGTACAAGCGGCTCCCCTTTACGCCGGAAACGCTTGAAAACGTCATGTACAACAACGCGGCGCGTCTGCTCAATCTTTAA
- the hpsH gene encoding (2S)-3-sulfopropanediol dehydratase activating enzyme: MTDAQVQGVVFNIQKFSVHDGEGIRTLVFLKGCPLRCRWCSNPESQNLHPEHAFNPSRCLTAQVCGRCLNACTSGALSLVDGLIAHDRSKCSECFACVRACPSGAQSVYGETMSVRQVLDKVEEDGVFYHRSGGGMTLSGGEALMQHEFANALLREARKHHINTTIETCGCYPYEHLHEACKHLNKLIFDIKSLDPVQHKKHTGVDNMLILRNFARVCEDFPQLPILARTPVIPGFNDTEDDILAIRESIPRRPNIQYELLGYHRMGQPKYGYLGRQYELEGAKLDEAKMEHLRKIAS, from the coding sequence ATGACTGACGCACAAGTACAAGGTGTTGTTTTTAATATACAGAAGTTCAGCGTGCACGATGGCGAAGGTATCCGCACCCTGGTTTTCCTCAAGGGTTGCCCTCTGCGTTGCCGCTGGTGCAGTAACCCCGAGTCGCAGAATCTTCATCCCGAGCATGCCTTCAATCCCTCGCGTTGCCTTACTGCCCAGGTCTGCGGGCGCTGCCTCAATGCCTGTACTTCGGGCGCGCTTAGCCTTGTGGATGGCCTGATTGCGCATGACCGCAGCAAGTGCAGCGAGTGCTTTGCCTGTGTGCGGGCCTGCCCCTCGGGCGCGCAGAGCGTATACGGCGAAACCATGTCTGTGCGTCAGGTACTTGATAAAGTTGAAGAGGACGGCGTGTTCTATCACCGTTCCGGCGGCGGCATGACACTCTCCGGCGGTGAGGCCCTCATGCAGCACGAATTTGCCAATGCCCTGCTGCGCGAGGCCCGCAAACATCACATCAATACCACCATCGAAACCTGCGGCTGCTATCCCTACGAGCATCTGCATGAGGCCTGCAAGCACCTGAACAAGCTTATTTTTGACATAAAGAGCCTTGACCCTGTGCAGCACAAAAAGCATACGGGCGTGGATAATATGCTGATTTTGCGCAATTTTGCACGAGTCTGCGAGGACTTTCCCCAGTTGCCCATACTTGCGCGCACCCCGGTTATCCCCGGATTCAATGACACCGAGGACGATATCCTGGCTATCCGCGAGTCGATCCCCCGCCGGCCCAATATTCAGTACGAGCTGTTAGGCTACCACCGTATGGGGCAGCCCAAGTATGGCTACCTTGGCCGCCAGTATGAACTGGAAGGCGCAAAGCTTGATGAAGCAAAGATGGAGCACTTGAGAAAAATTGCTTCTTAG